A single window of Bombus affinis isolate iyBomAffi1 chromosome 15, iyBomAffi1.2, whole genome shotgun sequence DNA harbors:
- the LOC126924856 gene encoding apolipoprotein D-like, with translation MKTLFFLTFLLGCFILARPHTYHMGACPIVPPMPGFQMNKFLGVWYVIQKTSTASNCITYNYTRGEEPGEYVITQDSNHPILGLTPLKHEYHYTGELSVPEPSTPARMIVRFPLSVAGSASHVVFATDYVNYAGIFTCQKLTFAHRQSATILSRHRELDKSYVDDMRQFLAQSGVDPFDLSIISQSGCPHGNNSLDINVDPNTFTAENLGNVVRKAGEKIGDGVQWVASAGSKVYHKLSGSEEKSTSKPEANTRAAITRNYETNEVEWIP, from the exons ATGAAGACCCTATTTTTTTTAACATTCCTACTGGGGTGTTTTATCCTGGCTAGGCCACACACATATCACATGGGGGCTTGCCCCATCGTGCCACCCATGCCGGGATTTCAAATGAACAAA TTTTTAGGTGTGTGGTACGTAATCCAGAAAACATCGACTGCTAGCAATTGCATCACTTACAACTATACTCGTGGAGAAGAACCGGGCgaatacgtcataacgcaggATTCTAATCACCCAATATTag GTCTTACGCCATTGAAGCACGAGTATCATTACACCGGTGAATTGAGCGTTCCGGAACCGAGTACGCCAGCACGAATGATAGTTCGTTTTCCTCTTA GTGTAGCCGGAAGTGCGTCTCACGTAGTATTCGCTACAGATTACGTGAACTACGCTGGTATTTTTACATGCCAGAAGCTGACGTTCGCTCATCGTCAAAGTGCGACGATCCTCTCCAGGCACCGAGAACTAGACAAGAGCTACGTGGACGATATGCGCCAATTTTTGGCTCAGTCCGGTGTGGATCCTTTTGACTTGAGCATCATCTCTCAATCTGGATGTCCTCACGGCAACAATAGTCTGGACATCAACGTGGATCCGAATACTTTTACAGCTGAGAACCTTGGAAACGTGGTTCGTAAAGCTGGAGAAAAAATCGGCGATGGTGTCCAATGGGTGGCCAGTGCAGGAAGCAAAGTATACCATAAATTGTCCGGAAGTGAAGAGAAAAGTACTAGCAAACCTGAGGCGAACACCAGAGCAGCCATTACGAGGAATTACGAAACGAACGAAGTCGAATGGATTCCTTAG